A genome region from Mercenaria mercenaria strain notata chromosome 11, MADL_Memer_1, whole genome shotgun sequence includes the following:
- the LOC123533634 gene encoding uncharacterized protein LOC123533634: MEECPICKGQLEDGQPVVCLRQKGSDGINNASIARGTNIFTCIGQYVHVHCRRDYIHIRNSLTNSDINNNHVTSRSLRSEDSFDFKTKCLFCTKNAKVCANKRGYDVFPVRSFEFQKTVHKLCNERKDEWAVNVLSRLSLAIDLPAAEAVYHQTCNVNFRTGRQIPKCFQDTEAATVKKSPIRRGNEEQASAFAAVIDFIENADDAVAVNDLVKVMSDICGDKAYSCKHMKAKILEHFGNSILISTLDGKCDIVSLKQTAASIMHKFYKRSKSVSADEEKKIIIATAAKLIKHDISMMESSKTFYPSFSAVSSVEENTNFLPVSLQYFMEKIVGGKDNSIKTAAIGQAIVQACRPKGIIAPLQVGLGIQLHHHFGSKFLIDTLSSLGFSSSYWEVQKFESNAAAALNTSLPSFFPGCFLQFVADNVDHNIRTLDGHNTFHGMGIIACSTPGSSVHIQIPRCDISSNELSALGKIDIKYFKGPEGDFSVDEFLKLDVNCDNDKTGSLFDTFTNVIWPFRRSRPSWSGFMQMFESSGDKTYQSKSSITFMPMIDMSPSDDSCIYSTLHFVCDQSAKYGVTPILTFDQPLFQKATYIINCQNEKSPLRKLVLRLGGFHTEMSFLGSIGHLMAGSGLQELLEVIYAPNAVVHMMSGKATARALRGHFLVNTALHALIVSKLFGIELTSTPLEDQEPSIDIGNTEHGSLETYDAIIETNQRNGDQTLLNDIAVLYDKLEKEELDVPSITQNIAVQSVAGILCEERKKLEISRTAKLWFMYIDMISILQQFIRAERTGDWILHLSTLKKMLPYFAASGHNLYLKSAYIYLQNMLKLEKEHPDVYLDFQSGSHVIRRSNRYWAGLSSDLVIEQVLMRSVKSTGGLTRGRGMTEMQRTQWLLSMPASAEMNNAMQEFCETVYKTNAQHKDVGKSRLLRDEKDTSILLDFLQERNPFEDSDTSLRNIETGVSADVTVNVDDAHTIGHAIMEQMVGKVIDQYSFKRSLQAVTLSAKTSPKVTDEIVNIDPQLLFQRLTTAASRYVDNIADIFQYELCGVPSGLFDNTGLPREPQKSNLAESIWKFGDCEKNTDEACEFHYVIDGGSLLQKIPWQKNSSFGAIFAQYSDYLLQKYTNPTVVFDGYSSGPNTKDVTHLRRTKGVVGTRVKFSKDTPFKSNKEAFLRNTENKQNFLLLLGGFLSENGIKVIHASGDADCLIVQTAITSAINHDTFVIGEDTDLLVLLCYHVGKACKKVYFRSDSRQKKNKTKVWDIHKTQEVLGMELCSILPFIHALTGCDTTSRIYGIGKGTALKAFSSKAYLREIAGNFMKALTKDEISETGEQALICLFGGLPEDNLNILRFKTFATKVMTSTSCVQVYTLPPTTAAAVYHSYRVHIQTQTWIGNDTLNPLDWGWEMINSKLLPKKTDLPPAPESLLQIIRCNCKTNCDSRRCSCRKHGLQCSAGCGDCRGTNCTNSPTTADIDIEDYE, encoded by the coding sequence ATGGAAGAGTGTCCTATTTGCAAAGGgcaattggaagatggacaaccAGTTGTATGTCTCCGACAGAAGGGGAGCGACGGAATCAATAATGCAAGCATAGCAAGAGGAACTaacatatttacatgtatagGACAATATGTACACGTGCATTGTCGCCGTGACTATATACATATTCGAAACTCTTTGACAAACAGTGATATAAATAATAATCATGTTACATCTAGGTCTTTACGTTCAGAAgattcatttgattttaaaacaaaatgtcttttttgtacaaaaaatgctaAAGTATGTGCGAACAAACGTGGGTATGATGTTTTTCCTGTTCGTAGTTTCGAATTTCAGAAAACTGTACACAAATTATGTAATGAAAGAAAGGACGAGTGGGCAGTCAACGTATTAAGCAGACTTTCCCTTGCGATAGACCTTCCAGCAGCTGAAGCAGTTTACCATCAGACGTGCAATGTCAACTTCAGGACAGGTAGGCAAATTCCTAAATGTTTTCAAGACACAGAAGCAGCCACAGTCAAGAAAAGCCCAATAAGGCGTGGTAATGAAGAGCAGGCATCTGCCTTTGCTGCAGtcattgattttattgaaaatgcagaTGACGCTGTAGCTGTTAACGATTTGGTAAAGGTGATGTCAGATATATGTGGTGATAAGGCATACAGCTGTAAACACATGAAAGCAAAAATACTGGAACACTTCGGGAACTCTATCTTAATAAGCACGTTAGATGGTAAATGTGATATTGTGAGTCTAAAACAAACTGCAGCCTCTATCATGCATAAATTTTACAAGCGTTCCAAATCTGTGTCTGCTGATGAAGAAAAGAAGATTATCATCGCAACTGCTGCTAAACTGATAAAACATGATATTTCAATGATGGAATCATCAAAGACATTTTATCCGTCTTTTTCAGCAGTATCATCCGTTGaagaaaatacaaattttctTCCTGTTAGTTTACAATACTTCATGGAGAAAATAGTTGGTGGTAAGGATAACAGTATAAAAACCGCAGCGATTGGTCAAGCAATTGTACAAGCATGCAGACCCAAAGGAATTATAGCTCCTCTGCAGGTCGGTCTAGGAATACAACTCCATCACCATTTTGGATCTAAATTCTTGATTGATACATTAAGTAGTTTGGGATTTAGCTCTTCTTACTGGGAAGTTCAAAAGTTTGAATCCAACGCAGCTGCTGCATTAAACACGTCTTTGCCTAGTTTTTTCCCGGGCTGTTTTCTCCAGTTTGTAGCTGATAATGTCGACCACAATATCAGAACATTAGATGGTCATAACACATTCCACGGAATGGGAATTATTGCATGTTCAACTCCAGGATCATCTGTACATATACAAATTCCAAGATGTGACATATCATCAAATGAGCTTTCAGCCCTTGGTAAAATTGATATCAAGTACTTTAAAGGCCCAGAAGGCGATTTCTCTGTTGATGaatttttgaaattagatgtAAATTGCGACAACGACAAAACTGGCTCATTATTTGATACTTTCACAAATGTCATATGGCCATTTCGGCGTTCTAGACCAAGCTGGTCAGGGTTTATGCAAATGTTTGAATCATCTGGAGACAAGACGTACCAAAGCAAGTCTAGTATAACATTTATGCCAATGATAGACATGAGTCCAAGCGATGATTCGTGTATATATTCAACACTGCACTTTGTGTGCGATCAGTCTGCTAAGTATGGAGTTActcccattttaacatttgaccAACCGTTGTTTCAGAAAGCAACTTATATCATCAATTGTCAAAACGAAAAAAGTCCTTTGCGAAAACTAGTGCTGCGTTTAGGGGGATTTCACACAGAAATGAGCTTTCTTGGAAGCATTGGACACTTGATGGCCGGATCTGGTTTACAGGAATTATTGGAGGTTATATATGCTCCAAACGCTGTGGTTCACATGATGTCAGGAAAAGCTACTGCAAGGGCTTTAAGAGGTCATTTCTTAGTGAACACCGCACTTCATGCATTGATTGTTTCCAAACTCTTTGGAATAGAATTGACATCAACGCCTTTAGAAGACCAAGAGCCATCTATCGACATAGGAAATACAGAGCATGGATCATTAGAAACATATGATGCCATAATTGAAACAAATCAAAGGAATGGTGACCAGACACTTTTAAATGATATTGCTGTGCTATATGACAAGCTTGAGAAAGAAGAACTAGATGTTCCGTCAATTACTCAGAACATTGCAGTTCAAAGTGTAGCTGGTATTCTTtgtgaagaaagaaagaaattagaAATAAGTCGCACAGCAAAACTGTGGTTCATGTACATAGATATGATTTCCATACTTCAGCAGTTCATTCGAGCAGAGAGGACTGGCGATTGGATACTTCACTTGTCAACACTAAAGAAAATGCTTCCATATTTTGCTGCTTCAGGTCATAATTTATACCTGAAATCTGCTTATATTTATCTGCAGAATATGCTGAAACTAGAAAAAGAACACCCGGATGTTTATTTGGATTTCCAATCTGGTAGTCATGTAATAAGAAGATCAAACAGATATTGGGCGGGCCTCTCTAGTGACTTAGTAATCGAACAGGTTCTAATGAGATCAGTGAAATCGACAGGTGGATTAACACGCGGAAGGGGAATGACTGAAATGCAAAGGACACAGTGGCTTCTTTCAATGCCAGCAAGTGCAGAAATGAACAATGCCATGCAAGAATTCTGCGAAACTGTTTACAAAACGAATGCACAACACAAGGATGTAGGTAAATCCCGTTTGCTGAGAGACGAGAAAGATACAAGTATATTGCTTGATTTTCTTCAGGAACGAAATCCGTTTGAAGACTCGGACACATCGTTACGTAATATTGAAACTGGGGTCTCTGCTGATGTTACTGTAAATGTAGACGATGCACATACCATAGGACACGCAATAATGGAACAAATGGTTGGAAAAGTTATAGACCAATACTCGTTTAAACGATCTCTACAAGCTGTAACGCTCAGTGCAAAGACATCACCAAAAGTTACCGACGAAATCGTAAATATAGACCCTCAATTACTTTTCCAGCGTTTGACTACAGCCGCCAGCAGATACGTAGATAATATtgctgatatttttcagtatgagcTATGTGGCGTTCCGTCTGGATTGTTTGACAACACTGGATTACCACGAGAACCCCAAAAGTCAAATCTAGCAGAGTCAATATGGAAATTTGGTGATTGCGAAAAAAATACAGATGAAGCATGTGAATTCCATTATGTCATAGACGGGGGATCCTtactgcagaaaattccctggcAGAAAAATAGTTCCTTCGGTGCAATATTTGCACAGTATAGTGACTACTTGCTCCAGAAATATACAAATCCAACAGTTGTATTTGATGGATACTCCAGTGGTCCAAACACAAAAGATGTGACACACCTACGACGAACAAAGGGAGTAGTTGGAACACGAGTGAAGTTTTCTAAGGACACACCATTCAAATCAAACAAAGAGGCATTTCTAAGAAATAccgaaaacaagcaaaattttctattgctCCTCGGTGGTTTTCTGTCTGAAAATGGCATAAAAGTAATACATGCATCAGGAGATGCTGACTGTCTCATAGTACAAACGGCAATAACTTCTGCTATCAATCATGACACTTTTGTCATTGGGGAGGACACAGATTTGTTGGTGCTACTTTGCTATCATGTAGGTAAGGCATGTAAAAAGGTGTACTTTAGATCAGATTcgagacagaaaaaaaacaaaactaaagtaTGGGATATACACAAAACACAAGAAGTACTTGGAATGGAATTGTGTAGTATATTGCCATTCATACATGCACTAACAGGATGCGACACAACATCTAGAATATATGGAATAGGGAAAGGAACCGCATTGAAAGCATTCAGTTCTAAAGCATACTTACGAGAAATCGCAGGAAACTTCATGAAAGCGCTGACGAAAGACGAGATATCTGAAACGGGTGAACAAGCTTTGATTTGCCTTTTTGGAGGTTTGCCAGAAGACAACCTAAATATTTTACGCTTTAAAACGTTTGCAACCAAGGTAATGACAAGTACATCATGTGTACAAGTCTACACCCTGCCACCTACAACAGCTGCAGCAGTATACCATAGCTACCGAGTACACATACAAACACAGACTTGG